In the genome of Lactuca sativa cultivar Salinas chromosome 3, Lsat_Salinas_v11, whole genome shotgun sequence, the window CATTGAGCGTTTAATGAAATCAGAACCAACTGATTCTGCTCTTAAGCTGTTCGACGGAATGCCTATACGAAACGCAGTTACACGGGACACAATAATTTCGTGGGTTTCAAGAGGAACATTGTCCTTGTACAGTCAAATGGTTTCCCAAAGAGAGTTCATCTACGTTTTCGACTGTTTCTGATGTATATCAAGGACTACAAGTTCACAGCACAATGATGGATTGTTCTTGGTTCATATTTGATAGCGTACGTGGGAACTGCATTAATTAATCTTTACATGAGCATGGGTGTTGTCAGTTTTACTTTGAGACTGTTCAATGATTTACAGAAGAGAAATGTGGCAACATGGAATCATTTCCTGAGTGGTTTTGGTGAATTTGGAAGATCACAAAAGTGTCAAGTAGTTATGCACTGACATTCTGCCAGAGAGGGGTCAATAGCATGGAGTCTTTTTGACATGTGGAAAGTATTTATGCACTAAGAAAATGTTTGATGAGTGAAGCAAAGATTTCCAGAAAATGTATATTCTTACACTTGAAGTGTTGGACATGTGGTAAATCTTCCACCTTCATGTACTTCAAAGCCAAGCCAAAGCCAGATACATTACCATAAAACTGACCATTTTAGCattaatctatacatataaattaAAATATCATGTCTTCATTTGATTTCTACACATCCAAAAACAGTATTCACAACTTATAAATCATGACCACTCTTgtatttatttcttttctttctctGTCTCTGTTATTGGTTTGTGAGTATGCAGAAAGCAATTTGTCTGACTCCTTGAACATGCTTGAGGATAAAAGTTTAAAAACAGAAGATGATGAAATTGAGTTTTCTGACTTTCCATCATGGTCAGGTGATGAACGTGGTGTCAGGGTTCTTGTGAATGTTGATAGCTTTGGTGCTGTTGGAGATGGAGTTTCTGATGACACAAAGGTGAATATATAGTCTTTCTTGAGTGTATTGATCAAGTCATTAAGGGGATTCTTTCTATTTTCATGTTTGTTACATAACAGGCCTTTGGAGATGCATGGAAGGAAGCATGTTCTACAGCAACAGCAGTGCTTTTGGTTCCTCCTGATCGAACTTATCTTGTTAATGCAACAAGATTTAAAGGACCTTGTGCTGAAAATCTAATCATTCAGGTAATTCTAGTACATGCTTTCTTTTTTGTTTAttaattctttgaatttaatctGTAATATCAAATGTTGAATATTGATACAGATTGATGGAACAATTGTAGCACCAGATGAGCCCAAAAACTGGGATcctaaaaaccctagaatttggcTCTACTTTGCTAATCTCAAAGGCGTCCTTTTCCAAGGAGATGGAGTTATAGATGGGTCAGGAAAGAAATGGTGGGCTGCATCTTGCAAAAAGAACAAGACAAATGTATAAATTTATCTTTTTTGTTTCTTATTTTTTCCAACTTAACAACCAATATgtaacacttttttttttttttggattctcTACAGCCTTGTGTAGGAGCTCCCACGGTAgcaattccattttttttttttaatttttctttaaagtttaaaatttatgAATGTAGTTTTAAAATGGAAGGATTTTGATACAGGCATTAACAATTGATCAGAGCTCAAATATAGAGGTGAAGGGCATTACTGTCCAAAACAGCCAACAAATGAATTTTGCTATTTCCAGATGTGAATCTGTTCGTATCTTTGATGTTGTTGTCTCTTCCCCTGAAGACAGTCCAAACACTGATGGAATCCATCTTACTGCATCTACAAATGTAGTTCTTCAAAACTGTAAAATCGGAACAGGTTCTTAATTCTTTTTTtgcattttaattttaattttttaatttaaagttACTGAATCATGTTGTTTGACATGTGATACTTAGGTGATGATTGCATCTCAATTGTCAGCGGTTGTTCTAATATCAAGATGGAGTCGATATATTGTGGGCCTGGTCATGGAATCAGGTTctctttttaaataaatatatatattttttctcatTACTTTTCCCACATAATCTTTACAAAATTTTATGTTATTTCAGTATAGGAAGCCTTGGAAAAGATAACTCAACAGGCTTTGTCACAGCAGTAGTTCTAGACACAGCATTTCTTATAGGCACTACAAATGGCCTAAGAATCAAGACATGGCAGGTATACTACTATACAACATTAAACATTTCTTTTTCATTGTAAAATTACTTATTTGCCCTTGGTGACAGGGAGGATCTGGTTATGTTAGAGCCATCCGTTACCAAAATGTCC includes:
- the LOC111896744 gene encoding probable polygalacturonase At1g80170 isoform X2; protein product: MSEAKISRKCIFLHLKCWTCGDERGVRVLVNVDSFGAVGDGVSDDTKAFGDAWKEACSTATAVLLVPPDRTYLVNATRFKGPCAENLIIQIDGTIVAPDEPKNWDPKNPRIWLYFANLKGVLFQGDGVIDGSGKKWWAASCKKNKTNPCVGAPTALTIDQSSNIEVKGITVQNSQQMNFAISRCESVRIFDVVVSSPEDSPNTDGIHLTASTNVVLQNCKIGTGDDCISIVSGCSNIKMESIYCGPGHGISIGSLGKDNSTGFVTAVVLDTAFLIGTTNGLRIKTWQGGSGYVRAIRYQNVQMVDVANPIIIDQFYCDSPKSCKNQTSAVEISQIMFEDISGTSKSQNAMKFACSDTVPCNHIVLNNIYLKRSDGKAAQTFCNSVKGFKYGYVQPSADCLTQSNNDSDSFINTFQQDELLKSHSLIHSEL
- the LOC111896744 gene encoding probable polygalacturonase At1g80170 isoform X1, with amino-acid sequence MTTLVFISFLSLSLLLVCEYAESNLSDSLNMLEDKSLKTEDDEIEFSDFPSWSGDERGVRVLVNVDSFGAVGDGVSDDTKAFGDAWKEACSTATAVLLVPPDRTYLVNATRFKGPCAENLIIQIDGTIVAPDEPKNWDPKNPRIWLYFANLKGVLFQGDGVIDGSGKKWWAASCKKNKTNPCVGAPTALTIDQSSNIEVKGITVQNSQQMNFAISRCESVRIFDVVVSSPEDSPNTDGIHLTASTNVVLQNCKIGTGDDCISIVSGCSNIKMESIYCGPGHGISIGSLGKDNSTGFVTAVVLDTAFLIGTTNGLRIKTWQGGSGYVRAIRYQNVQMVDVANPIIIDQFYCDSPKSCKNQTSAVEISQIMFEDISGTSKSQNAMKFACSDTVPCNHIVLNNIYLKRSDGKAAQTFCNSVKGFKYGYVQPSADCLTQSNNDSDSFINTFQQDELLKSHSLIHSEL